A genomic window from Cupriavidus basilensis includes:
- a CDS encoding universal stress protein, whose translation MTNTAYKKIVVAVDGSATSDLALAEAIRIAGTGGAQVLVLYVVDNGQLMFDVEYYDPTPVLQALADSGERALAAAAQRLSAQGVPHETRLVTQQAVGGDIASAVNDAAAEWGADLIVIGTHGRRGVRRLVLGSVAESVIRQASVPVLLVRGQAAQG comes from the coding sequence ATGACGAATACGGCTTATAAGAAGATTGTGGTGGCAGTGGATGGCAGCGCAACCTCCGACCTGGCGCTTGCCGAGGCAATCCGGATCGCGGGCACCGGGGGCGCGCAAGTCCTCGTCTTGTATGTCGTGGACAACGGCCAGCTTATGTTCGATGTTGAGTATTACGACCCGACGCCCGTGCTGCAAGCGTTGGCTGACAGCGGCGAACGTGCACTGGCGGCCGCTGCGCAACGCCTGAGCGCGCAGGGCGTGCCCCACGAAACGCGGCTGGTCACCCAGCAGGCCGTTGGGGGCGACATTGCCAGCGCGGTAAACGATGCCGCTGCCGAGTGGGGCGCAGACCTCATCGTGATCGGCACCCACGGCCGGCGTGGCGTGCGCAGGCTGGTCCTGGGCAGCGTGGCCGAGTCCGTGATCCGGCAGGCCAGCGTGCCGGTGCTCCTGGTGCGCGGCCAGGCGGCGCAAGGCTGA
- a CDS encoding L,D-transpeptidase, whose amino-acid sequence MVRQAFAQQVSRHLSLPAAVAVRYAGLLASALQADGREADAGDWAVLVDRNPRVQAAMLFARPADDAPWQWVGAAPVSTGKPGTFDHFITPTGVFSHSMDNMDFRAEGTYNENGIRGYGVSGMRIYDFGWVDAQRGWGKGGESQMRLQMHATDPDRLESRLGHPASKGCVRIPATLNRLLDHYGLLDADYLAAAQRGDSLWVLAPGRAPVARPGRYLVIVDSGAHGTSASRGGE is encoded by the coding sequence ATGGTCCGGCAAGCATTCGCGCAGCAGGTGTCCCGCCATCTCAGTCTCCCGGCGGCCGTCGCCGTGCGGTATGCCGGCTTGCTGGCGTCCGCGCTACAGGCAGACGGGCGAGAGGCCGATGCGGGTGACTGGGCTGTGCTGGTTGATCGCAACCCGCGCGTCCAGGCCGCCATGCTGTTCGCGCGGCCCGCCGACGATGCGCCCTGGCAGTGGGTGGGCGCCGCGCCCGTCTCGACAGGCAAGCCAGGCACTTTCGATCATTTCATTACCCCGACCGGTGTATTCAGCCACAGCATGGACAACATGGATTTCCGCGCCGAGGGCACCTACAACGAAAACGGCATCCGCGGCTACGGCGTCAGCGGGATGCGCATCTATGACTTCGGCTGGGTCGATGCCCAACGTGGCTGGGGCAAGGGCGGGGAGAGCCAGATGCGCTTGCAGATGCATGCTACCGATCCGGACCGGCTTGAATCTCGGCTGGGCCACCCGGCCTCCAAGGGATGCGTGCGGATTCCCGCCACCCTGAATCGCCTCCTTGACCACTATGGGCTGCTGGATGCCGACTACCTGGCGGCTGCGCAGCGCGGCGACTCGCTCTGGGTCCTGGCGCCGGGCCGGGCGCCGGTGGCCCGGCCCGGGCGCTACCTCGTGATTGTGGACTCGGGCGCGCATGGAACGTCTGCGTCGCGCGGGGGCGAGTAG